The Polyangium mundeleinium genome contains the following window.
CGCATAGAGAACGACTTCAGCCGCATGTCGAAGCATGGTTGTGCTCCGCCCGCGCTCCTCCGACGTCATCCCCTCGTCCACATTGGGCCCGACGCCCGCAGGCTCCGGGCACCTTCCCTGCACGGCGCCGGCCAGATATTCGAACAACGCTCGCAGCCCTTCGAGGTAACTCGCCGGCGGCGTCGAGAAGGCGCTGCACGCGAGCACCTCCAGGTGGAAGGAGCGCATCGGCTCGCCTTGTTGCCGGTTCCAGCGTTTGGCGGCTTTGACCAGCGGGTTCAGCTTTCCGCCGGCGCGCGCGTTGGCGTTCACGAGCGACTGCTTGTGGACCTCAGGGTTCGTATTGATCCACGAACGCCGGTTTCGATCGGGGATCATGTACATGTCGCCGGACACCACAAAGGCAGGGACGACGTCGTACCCGATCCCCGTCCCGGTGAACTCGATGTGCACCGAGCGCCCCTGGATCGTGGGCTTGTCCTTGTTCGTGTATGCAGCGACCAGCGCCCGCGACAGTTTTTGCAGGCAGCTCTCGGGCGCCGTCCTCATGTCCACGTCGCCGTGGTGGCGCCGGTCGAGCACCAGGAAGATGTCGATATCGTTGAGGGGACGGATCGCCGTGCGGCGGGCATACGAGCCGGAAAGAAAATCGCGCTCGACGCCGCCGAGGTGCAGGTCGATCTTCTGGCGAAGATACCTTTGCTGGTTGGACGCGTTCGCGCGTTCTGCTTCGGTGAGCTCGAGGTTCTGGAGGAATGTCTGGAACGCCTGCGCGAGAGTAGCCATGTCTCGGTCTCCTGAGTCGATGCGCCCGTGACGGGCGGACGACATCATCGCAAGAGCCGTGCCGGCGCTGGGCGCACCGTTTTTCAGGGCCGTATCGCGTACCCGTCCAAATTGCCGGACCCGGAGTCCATCGCGATGGACTCCGGGACGACGCGCTGCAGCCGATCGCGATCAGCTGCAGCGCAGACGCGGGTGATCGCGATCAGGGCAGATCCGGCAGCGCGCGGGCTGCGGCCTCGAGCTCGGCCTGATATCGCTTCACCTCGTCGAGGCTCGGCCCCTCGCCATCGCGGAACGGCCCCGGCGGCTTCGGGAGGTTCGGCAGGGCCCTCCGCTGCTCGAGCCACGACTTTCGATCCCACGCCTTGATCTTGCGCATGAGCGGGCCTGCGTCCTCGGTCGTGGGGAACAACGTTGCCCGCGCGCTGCGACCTTCACGCGCGAGGAGCCCGTTCACCGCGAGCCGCGCCGCCTCGTTCGCGCCCTCCATCGTGGCGAGATCTGTCCCCGTCTGCACGAAATCCGCGGCGAAGAAGAGGTTTTGGACCCCCTCGGGTGCCGCGAGGGGCCGCTGATACCACGATCCGGGAGGATGGACGAGCAGCGGAGAAGCGTTCCGCACGCCCTCCGCCGTGAATTGGATGCCCGTGTCGAGGTGCGCGCGGACGAGATCCTCGTCACGCAGGAGCTCCTCTTTGGTCCCGTTGAGCCCTTGCTTGATCTGCCGCCACACCTCGTCGAGGACCTCCTCCTTGCTCGCGCATTGCGCTGCGGTCTTGCTCAGGCCGGGCGCCGTGGTCGACCAGTCGGAGACGTCGACCGAGAGAACGCCCGCGACCGATCCGTCGCCGTAAAGGGCCGAAAAAGCCTCCTCCTGCCCCCGGGTCCAGAACTGGGCTTGCGAGATCGCCGAGAGGGCCCAGGGTGCGTCCGGAAACGCGATGTGCCCATCGCAGATCGTCACGTCACGACGCAGGAAATACTGGGCGCCCACCATCCAAGCCGTGAGCTCGTGGACTCGCGCTCGTTTGAACTCCATGAGCGACGCGTCGAGGCCTGCGAGGTCGTCCCCCACGAGGAGCGCCATGGGTTCGAGGGGCAGCGACGCGATGAAGTGATCGGCCTCGATCCGCTCTCCCGTGCTCCCGATACGCGCACCGGCGATCCGACGCCTCGATACGTCGACTTCGAGGGCGCTCACGGGCCTGCCGAAGTGAAAGCGAACGCCGCGGCTCCGGAGGTAGGCCTCCCACGGATCGAGCCACCGCGTCGCGGTCGGGCCGTTGAGGACGCGGTCGTTCGCCCCCTTGGGCCGGAAGAAGTCGAGGATGAGCTGCAGAACCTTGTTGCCGATGGTGCACGCGCTCCCGCGCTGGGCGTCCATGGCGACCATGAACCGCGACGAGTTGATGTAGCGGCGGAAGCGCTCGGAGTACGTCGCTCCGCGGATGAATTCGAAGAAGCTCCTGTTCTCGTAGACGTCCCGCCGTCGCTCGTCGCTCGCGCACGCGAAACCCAGCATCGACAGGACGAACCTGCCCATCTCCATCGTCGAGATGCCCGTGCCCTCGAAAAGATCGCCGACCGCGGCGAGCATGTCGACGAACTCCCCGACTGCAGACGGCCGGTGCCGCTTCAGCTTGTAGACTTGCCGCGCTCCCACCTCGGCCATGCCCATCTCGGTGCAGCCGACCAGGTTGTCCGCCACCGTCCCGCCGCCCGGACGGGGGATCCGCTGCATCACGTCCGGAAGATGCGAGTACCACGCCGGAAAGAAGCGAAAGCCATGCTCGCCCGGCAGATCGAGCCGCCCCTCGCGGCCGGTATCCGCAAGGAATTGGCTCTTCGCCTTGCCCCCCACGGCCTCCGAGGCCTCGTACACATCTATCTCGAACGCATCGTCCCCGAGCTCTGCAAGCTCGTGGGCAGCCGAGAGCCCGCCGATTCCTCCGCCGAGGATCGCCACCTTGGTTCGTCTTGCCATATCGTTTCACCTCACGGGCGCATCGCGCCTCCGGGGCTATCTATTCACGAGGTATGCCAGTCTCGATCGACGTCTGGCACGGCGAGTGCAAAGGGGCCCCGCCATGACGAACCCATCCATCGAGCGGACCATCAATGCGCTGCATGCGATCACGGACCGGGCAGAACGCGAGGGCAGCCGGATCGGTTATTTTTCGGCCCTCTACGCGCGCGTAACGGCGGCCGTCGCGCGGGGGCTGCGGGCCGGTTTTTTCGAGGACGAGGACCGGATGGAGCGCCTCGACGTCGCCTTCGCCGACCTCTACCTGGACGCAGCGACCCGCTATCTGCGCAGAGAGGAGAGCGCGAGCCTGTCCTGGGGCGTCGCGTTCGATGCGTGCGCGCAGGAAAACCTGACCGTGCTGCAACACATCTACCTCGGGATGATCGCCCACGTGCTGGTCGATCTCCCTCTAGGGGCTGCGCAAACCTGCCCGGGAGAGGCAATCGATGGGCTCGAGGGCGATTTCTACAGGATCAACGATGTAGTGCGGTCCGAGATGAACGCGTTCCACGACGACCTGCGCCGGGTGTCTCCGGCGCTGGCCGGCTGGGATACAGGGCTATGGGGCGTGATGAGCCGTGGGACGCTCTTCGCGGGGCGGAGAATCGCCTTCCGTGAGG
Protein-coding sequences here:
- a CDS encoding CBASS oligonucleotide cyclase, encoding MATLAQAFQTFLQNLELTEAERANASNQQRYLRQKIDLHLGGVERDFLSGSYARRTAIRPLNDIDIFLVLDRRHHGDVDMRTAPESCLQKLSRALVAAYTNKDKPTIQGRSVHIEFTGTGIGYDVVPAFVVSGDMYMIPDRNRRSWINTNPEVHKQSLVNANARAGGKLNPLVKAAKRWNRQQGEPMRSFHLEVLACSAFSTPPASYLEGLRALFEYLAGAVQGRCPEPAGVGPNVDEGMTSEERGRSTTMLRHAAEVVLYALSMDARGFTEEAHFVLRELLGPEYPERGRRPAGR
- a CDS encoding DUF5995 family protein; the protein is MTNPSIERTINALHAITDRAEREGSRIGYFSALYARVTAAVARGLRAGFFEDEDRMERLDVAFADLYLDAATRYLRREESASLSWGVAFDACAQENLTVLQHIYLGMIAHVLVDLPLGAAQTCPGEAIDGLEGDFYRINDVVRSEMNAFHDDLRRVSPALAGWDTGLWGVMSRGTLFAGRRIAFREARALAMAAPQERASLLTRNDRVATWLGRTVVLGGGARRFFHQVRATECCDVRQVIRALRGQQLEG
- a CDS encoding hydroxysqualene dehydroxylase; this translates as MARRTKVAILGGGIGGLSAAHELAELGDDAFEIDVYEASEAVGGKAKSQFLADTGREGRLDLPGEHGFRFFPAWYSHLPDVMQRIPRPGGGTVADNLVGCTEMGMAEVGARQVYKLKRHRPSAVGEFVDMLAAVGDLFEGTGISTMEMGRFVLSMLGFACASDERRRDVYENRSFFEFIRGATYSERFRRYINSSRFMVAMDAQRGSACTIGNKVLQLILDFFRPKGANDRVLNGPTATRWLDPWEAYLRSRGVRFHFGRPVSALEVDVSRRRIAGARIGSTGERIEADHFIASLPLEPMALLVGDDLAGLDASLMEFKRARVHELTAWMVGAQYFLRRDVTICDGHIAFPDAPWALSAISQAQFWTRGQEEAFSALYGDGSVAGVLSVDVSDWSTTAPGLSKTAAQCASKEEVLDEVWRQIKQGLNGTKEELLRDEDLVRAHLDTGIQFTAEGVRNASPLLVHPPGSWYQRPLAAPEGVQNLFFAADFVQTGTDLATMEGANEAARLAVNGLLAREGRSARATLFPTTEDAGPLMRKIKAWDRKSWLEQRRALPNLPKPPGPFRDGEGPSLDEVKRYQAELEAAARALPDLP